GCCGCCGCCGACACGGGGCTCGCAGGCCCCGAGCCACGCCACGAGCGCGAGCGAGCCCGCTCCGATCGAACGCAGACGAGTTGGCATGAGCGCTTCCTCGGGTTCTGGTCTTGCTTGACACCGGTTTTGGGCCGGAGGAGTTTGCATGAAACTACACCGTCCGCCATGCCGCGCGACTCGAGAAACCGGAGAGGCCATGTCCACGAGTGAGGATCGCGATCTCGGCATGCACCGGGACATCACCCGGCGCGACTTCGTCAACGGGGTCGGGGTTGCCGTCACCGGCTCCCTCATCGCGCCGGGATGGCTGTCGGCCCTCGAAGGCCGGCCCTTCGGCGGCCCGCAGGAGTACTATCCGCCCGCCCTCACGGGAATGCGCGGGAGCCATGCGGGCTCCTTCGAGGTGGCCCACCAGCTCCGGGACGGGATCACCTGGAGCGATGCCGCCGACACGCGCGAGAGCTATGACCTCGTGGTGGTCGGCGCGGGCCTGAGCGGACTCTCCGCGGCGTACTTCTTCCTGACATCGGCCGGCCCCGGCGCGCGCGTGCTCGTGCTCGACAACCATGACGACTTCGGGGGCCACGCCAAGCGGAACGAGTTCACGTACGGGGGCCGCACGCTCCTCCTGAACGGCGGGACCTCGAACCTGGAGTCCGTGAACCACTACAGCACGGTCTCGCGGACGCTGCTCTCGGCCATCGGCCTGGACCTGGACAGGGCGCAGGCGGCGAGCGCCGGAAGCCGGGAGTTCTACCGCTCTCTGGGGCTCGGCAGCGCCACGTTTTTCGCGAAGGAAGTATTCGGCGAGGATCGGCTGGTGATGGGGCGGCCTGGGGGGAACCGTGCAAGCGACTGGGCCGACTGGCTGGCCCGGACCCCGCTGTCCGCGGACGCGCGCAGGGATATCGCGCGACTCAACGACTGGAACTCGAACCCCGACTACATGCCGGAACTCCCGGACTGGGAGAAGAAGGAGCGGCTGGCCAGGATGAGCTACCGCGACTTCCTCCTCGATGTCGCGAAGGTGCATCCCGACGTCATTCCCTTCTACGACGACAGGCCCAAGGGGCTCTTCTGCGTGGGCATCGATGCCTATCCCGCGCTCTACGCCTGGGCCGAGCGCTATCCCGGGTTCCAGGGGATGAACCTCGAGCCCTTCTCCCCGGTGGGGCCCCTCACGCACATCGGGGGAGGACAGCACGGCCGCGAGACTGAATGGGACGGAGGACCCACCATCGATCTTCCGGACGGAAACGCGACGCTGGCGCGGCTGCTGGTCCGGGCCATGATCCCCGACGCGCTTCCGGGGTCCACGCTCGAGGACTCGATCACGTCGCGCCTCGCGTACGACCGGCTCGACCGGGAAGGCTCCGATGCCCGCATCCGACTCAACAGCACGGTCGTGTCCGCCCGCCACCTGGGCGATCCCGACTCGGCCCGCGAGGTCGAGATCACCTACGTGCGCGGGGGCAGGGCCGAGAAGGTCCGCGCCGATCACTGCGTGATGGCGTGCTACAACCGGGTCATTCCGCACCTCGTGCCGGAGATGCCCGAAGCACAGCGGGCGGCGCTCATGTACGGCGTCAAGATGCCGATCGTCTACACCAGCGTCCTCGTCCGCCGGTGGACCGCATTCACCAACCTGGGCATCTCACGGGCGAACTCCCCCGGCATGTACCACACCGGAGTCAACCTGGGCCGGTCGGTGCAACTGGGCGACTACGAGCCCAACCGATCGCCCGACGGGCCGATGGTCCTGCACATGACCCGGACGCCCTGCGCTCCCGGCGAGCCGAAGAAGGAGCAGCACCGCATTGGACGGGCGGACCTCCTGGCCACGACCTTCGAGACCTTCGAGCGCAAGATCAGGGATCAGTTGGGCCGCATGCTCGCGGACGGGGGCTTCGATCCGGCGCGCGACATCGAGGCGATCACCGTCAACCGCTGGCCGCACGGCTACGCCTACAGCTACGACACCCTGAACGATCCCATCGAGTGGGCGCTCTTCGCCCCCGACGATCGGCCCTGCGTGATCGGCAGCCGTCGCTTCGGACGGATCTCGATCGCGAACTCCGATGCCGCCGCCACCCCGCACACGGACGCGGCCATCGACGAGGCGTATCGAGCGGCCGGGGAGCAGCTGGTGGTTCGGAGCCGGGCCCGGACTCGGACCTCCGGCTTCGAATCCAATGGGCCTGGGTAGATTCGAACTACCGACCTCACGCTTATCAGATGTCTCTCAGAGGGCGTGAAATCTAGGCAAGAAATCGTCTAAGTTCAACTAGGACTGCACGATCTGCCCTTCTTGCCGTGAAGCCATGATCGGGCCTGTCGTGCTCGAATTGCGGGAAAACCGGGTCAAATAGCAGGAATTTGGCGGGGCTGTTGACGCGATCTGCGATCCCGTCATCTTGCCCAGCGACTGCTGGGAAGAGACGCTATCGGTTCGGTCCGTACCCACGGGTCTTGATTTCACCGCCAACGCCGTACCCGGGGCTAAGGTCCACTGCGTTCGTCGCGTTCGTCATCGGGTCGCCCAGGAGGAGCGGTTGGAACTCCCCGACTTGGCGTTCCTCCATCGTGTTTCCAGGCACGCGCGCCAACGGGCAGGGATTTCGAGCCTCCTGCCTGCTAGGTAGCGGAGCATCCCGAGAGGGGTCGTCGGCTCCGCGACGACTTGGCGACCCACTCAGCAGACCGCCCCCTGCCGTTTCTCGCGCGGGCCTGCCGCATGGTTTCGTGCTATCATTACCTATGACCAACGGCCTGACGTTCACCGGATCGGCAGCGACATCTCGGGCGCCGCGGACGATGTGCTCCGCGATGGGACGGTCATCCGTTCCGGACTCAGATCGAGTCCGTCACCCACTTGTCCAAAAGGTAGGATTTGGAGACAACGGGAGATGCGAATGCCGGGCTGGAGTGAGTTTCGTGGCTGGATGGCATTCGACGAGTTGTCCGAGGACGACGGCGTGACGCGCGCGTTCACGATCGGCTACCGCTTGACCGACGATCGCGACGACCCTTGGACGGCCCGCTTCAATGCGTTCAAGGAGAAAGAGCGCGCCGCCCTCCGCGGCGGAGCAGCGATGATGCGGGATGCTGTTCCCCGTCTCGTCGGAGGTCTCGTCGAGGATCATGGACTCGATACCTCGAAGACCGTCTTCGTCCCGGCGTTATCATCAGGGGAGACGGTCGCGTCCCCCGCCGGCGTACTGTGGCGCTTGACACGGTTCTGCGCCAGTTGGGCGGGGGTGGGATTCGCCGGGGATCGGATCACGAAGAAGGCGCACGAGAAACTCCACCTGCAAACCGATGCCGCCAGCAGGAGGTCCATTCTGGCCGCCGCCGATTTCAGGTCGGCACAGATGCATGCCGACAACGTCCTGATTCTCGACGACTTCATCACGAGCGGTAACACGATGTCGCACCTTGCAGGAGCCATCCTGAAACGCAACCCCGGGCTCAGGGTCTTCGCTGTCGCGCTTGGAAAGACGGAACGAACTCGCTACTGGCACGAGAGGTTCGGAGTAGACATCTCGAACGAGCATGTGCCGCCTGAGTGGGAGAGGAGTTGGCTGAATGGAACGTGATGTCGCCGGCGCGTCGCTGACCGCAGTCTCGATACTCGCGCTCATGAAGCTGAAACGCGTTGGGCGGGCGAGTGCCTTGGCCATCGTCGATCGGCCGATCAACGAAACAGAACCCGAGAGTTGCCGCGAAGCCCTTTTGGACCGCATCCGCGCGCGGCTGCCCCGCGTTCGGTCTGCAGCGATCTCGGATGCTTGGGCGTGGAGCGAGGAACAGCTGCACCGAGGCTCCGAGTTCGGCGTGCACGCCATCTCATTCCACGATGAAGAGTATCCCGCCCGTCTGCGAAAGATCTCCGATCCACCGGCCCTGCTGTTCGTGAAGGGGAATGTGCAGGGCCTGCACGCATCGAGGGCCTTGGCGGTGGTGGGGACTCGGAGGCCAACGCCGAACGGCGAGGAACTGGCTCTGCGATCAGGGCGCATAGCCGTCCAAAGCGGCTATGCGATCATCAGCGGCTTGGCTCTTGGATGCGACACGTTGGCGCACGAGGGGTGCCTTGAGGCGGGAGGCATCGGCGTGGCGGTTCTGGCCCACGGACTGGACAGAGTCTACCCAGCCGCGAATCGCGATCTGGCGGACCGACTCCTGGACACCGGAGGTTGCCTGACCAGCGAGTATCCGGTGGGAATGCCGCCGACACGCTCAGCGTTCGCCCAGCGTGACCGGATCCAAAGTGGACTGTCCGACGGCGTGCTCGTCATCGAGACGGATATCAGAGGCGGGACGATGCACACCGTGCGCTTCGCCCTCGAACAGAAACGGGCGCTCGCTTGCATCCACCTCGACCACCGGGAACGCTTTCATTCGGAAGTGACGACCCAGGGCAACCGGAAGCTCGTCAAGCAACGGCACGCGCAACCGATTGGGAATCGCTCGGCACTCATCGAGTTCCTGGACGACCTGCGGCTTGCGAATGCGACGCAGCCTGCTCC
This genomic stretch from Gammaproteobacteria bacterium harbors:
- a CDS encoding NAD(P)-binding protein, with amino-acid sequence MSTSEDRDLGMHRDITRRDFVNGVGVAVTGSLIAPGWLSALEGRPFGGPQEYYPPALTGMRGSHAGSFEVAHQLRDGITWSDAADTRESYDLVVVGAGLSGLSAAYFFLTSAGPGARVLVLDNHDDFGGHAKRNEFTYGGRTLLLNGGTSNLESVNHYSTVSRTLLSAIGLDLDRAQAASAGSREFYRSLGLGSATFFAKEVFGEDRLVMGRPGGNRASDWADWLARTPLSADARRDIARLNDWNSNPDYMPELPDWEKKERLARMSYRDFLLDVAKVHPDVIPFYDDRPKGLFCVGIDAYPALYAWAERYPGFQGMNLEPFSPVGPLTHIGGGQHGRETEWDGGPTIDLPDGNATLARLLVRAMIPDALPGSTLEDSITSRLAYDRLDREGSDARIRLNSTVVSARHLGDPDSAREVEITYVRGGRAEKVRADHCVMACYNRVIPHLVPEMPEAQRAALMYGVKMPIVYTSVLVRRWTAFTNLGISRANSPGMYHTGVNLGRSVQLGDYEPNRSPDGPMVLHMTRTPCAPGEPKKEQHRIGRADLLATTFETFERKIRDQLGRMLADGGFDPARDIEAITVNRWPHGYAYSYDTLNDPIEWALFAPDDRPCVIGSRRFGRISIANSDAAATPHTDAAIDEAYRAAGEQLVVRSRARTRTSGFESNGPG
- a CDS encoding phosphoribosyltransferase, with translation MAFDELSEDDGVTRAFTIGYRLTDDRDDPWTARFNAFKEKERAALRGGAAMMRDAVPRLVGGLVEDHGLDTSKTVFVPALSSGETVASPAGVLWRLTRFCASWAGVGFAGDRITKKAHEKLHLQTDAASRRSILAAADFRSAQMHADNVLILDDFITSGNTMSHLAGAILKRNPGLRVFAVALGKTERTRYWHERFGVDISNEHVPPEWERSWLNGT